The following are encoded in a window of Novosphingobium sp. THN1 genomic DNA:
- a CDS encoding preprotein translocase subunit YajC translates to MRLPVRLLALAGAMLVAGPLQAQSLDYESVDGDAPSGKADAPRKGGGLTSRGAGGGPRATITPYIEATQNVLWELSPGDEVLTYSTIAAGVDMTLNGRRTQGAVSVRYERRISQTDRVRDGDTLSGLARVKHDLIPRTLSVEAGGLAARTRVEGSGASTLNPIAANDAVSQVYSLYAGPAVSTHVGDVALSGSYILGYTKVQQKDALQLAPGQALTDIFDDSVSQSAQVSAGVAPDTVLPVGITASGSYYQEDVTNLDQRVRDMRAGVQVTYPVTMELALVGAVGYEDVEVSARDAVRDANGDPVIGSNGRYVTDTSQARKLAYDTEGFTWDAGVMWRPSRRTALSAFVGRRYDSTTYYGSFSYNPNVRSSLTVAVYDNVSGFGGQVNRALRDLPTDFQVNRDPFNGQISGCAIGSESGGCVNNALSSVASSVFRARGVNATYAHRIGRLQAGVGAGYIRRKYIAREDSVLGAANGVVDESFYVDAGLNGPIDRRSSFGVSAYAAWFQSGASSLGDVTTVGVNAAYFRNLTDRLVATAAVGLDSVNRKVIEDEVIASGLVGLRYSF, encoded by the coding sequence ATGCGGCTTCCTGTGCGCCTGCTCGCGCTGGCCGGAGCGATGCTCGTGGCTGGCCCGCTTCAGGCGCAGTCGCTCGATTACGAGAGTGTCGATGGCGATGCGCCGTCGGGCAAGGCCGATGCTCCGCGAAAGGGTGGCGGCCTGACCTCGCGCGGGGCCGGGGGCGGCCCCCGCGCCACGATCACACCCTACATCGAAGCGACGCAGAACGTCCTGTGGGAACTCTCGCCCGGCGACGAAGTCCTGACCTACAGCACCATCGCGGCCGGCGTCGACATGACGCTCAACGGTCGCCGCACCCAGGGCGCCGTGTCCGTCCGCTATGAGCGGCGCATCTCGCAGACCGATCGCGTGCGCGATGGCGATACGCTGTCCGGCCTTGCTCGCGTCAAGCATGACCTGATCCCGCGCACCCTCTCGGTCGAAGCTGGCGGGCTTGCCGCCCGTACCCGCGTCGAGGGCAGCGGCGCATCGACGCTCAATCCGATCGCCGCCAACGACGCGGTGAGCCAGGTCTACTCGCTCTACGCCGGACCCGCCGTTTCGACCCATGTCGGCGATGTCGCGCTCTCCGGCTCCTATATCCTCGGCTATACCAAGGTGCAGCAGAAGGACGCGCTGCAGCTGGCGCCAGGGCAGGCACTGACGGACATCTTTGACGATTCCGTGTCGCAGTCCGCGCAAGTCTCGGCAGGCGTAGCACCTGATACCGTGCTGCCGGTCGGTATCACCGCCAGCGGATCGTACTATCAGGAAGACGTCACCAATCTCGACCAGCGCGTGCGCGACATGCGCGCCGGGGTGCAGGTGACATATCCCGTCACCATGGAACTCGCACTGGTCGGGGCGGTCGGTTACGAGGACGTCGAAGTGTCGGCCCGTGACGCAGTGCGCGATGCCAATGGCGATCCGGTAATCGGCAGCAATGGCCGCTACGTCACCGACACGTCGCAAGCGCGCAAGCTGGCTTACGACACTGAAGGTTTTACCTGGGATGCCGGCGTGATGTGGCGGCCGAGCCGCCGCACCGCGCTCTCTGCTTTCGTCGGTCGCCGCTATGACAGCACGACCTACTACGGCAGCTTTTCCTACAACCCGAACGTGCGCAGTTCGCTGACCGTTGCGGTTTACGACAACGTCTCGGGCTTCGGCGGGCAGGTGAACCGTGCACTGCGTGATCTGCCGACCGATTTCCAGGTCAACCGCGATCCGTTCAACGGCCAGATCAGCGGCTGCGCGATCGGTTCCGAATCCGGTGGCTGCGTCAACAACGCGCTGTCCTCGGTCGCGAGTTCGGTGTTCCGCGCGCGCGGCGTGAACGCCACCTATGCCCACCGCATCGGCCGCCTTCAGGCCGGGGTAGGCGCAGGCTACATCCGCCGCAAGTACATCGCGCGTGAGGACTCCGTTCTTGGCGCTGCAAACGGCGTGGTGGACGAAAGCTTCTATGTCGACGCCGGGCTCAACGGCCCGATCGACCGCCGGTCGAGCTTTGGCGTGTCGGCCTATGCCGCGTGGTTCCAATCGGGGGCGTCAAGCCTCGGTGACGTGACCACTGTCGGCGTCAACGCTGCCTACTTCCGCAACCTGACAGACCGCCTCGTGGCGACCGCAGCGGTCGGTTTGGACAGTGTTAACCGTAAAGTGATTGAAGACGAAGTAATCGCATCGGGCCTTGTTGGCCTGCGCTATTCCTTCTGA
- a CDS encoding AAA family ATPase, which translates to MTDQSKIPLPASGPSLIERASGTFDFRTLTRPVVPDLPPAPVPKVLPVAKPMAEPVTPEPVVRSEPPVRPFTGERHAIDRAHLREQCLIEPEGGVTGLLEEFRIVKRQLLRTAADERVEHGERILVASAHPGEGKTFCAVNLALSMAAEKDTEVLLVDADFAKPSVLSTLGLPGGKGLMDALADPDIAVEDCVIGTDIAGLYVLPAGNATGSDTEYLASARTEDVLARLTAHAPNRVVIFDSPPVLAASPASVLANHVGQTVMVVRADMTGEAALRDAVSLLSACDDIKLLLNGTRFSTTGRRFGTYYGYKE; encoded by the coding sequence ATGACCGATCAGAGCAAGATCCCTCTCCCGGCAAGCGGCCCCTCGCTGATCGAGCGCGCCTCGGGGACGTTCGATTTCCGCACGCTGACGCGCCCGGTTGTGCCGGACCTGCCGCCTGCGCCGGTGCCGAAGGTCTTGCCAGTGGCCAAGCCGATGGCCGAGCCTGTCACGCCGGAACCGGTCGTCAGGTCCGAACCACCGGTGCGCCCCTTCACCGGGGAGCGCCACGCGATCGACCGTGCGCATTTGCGCGAACAGTGCCTGATCGAGCCGGAGGGCGGTGTCACTGGCTTGCTCGAGGAATTCCGTATCGTGAAGCGCCAGCTGCTGCGCACCGCTGCGGACGAGCGCGTCGAGCATGGTGAGCGCATTCTTGTTGCTTCGGCTCATCCGGGCGAGGGCAAGACGTTCTGTGCGGTCAACCTCGCCCTGTCGATGGCGGCAGAGAAGGACACCGAAGTCCTGCTGGTCGATGCCGATTTCGCCAAGCCTTCGGTTCTCTCGACTCTCGGCCTGCCGGGCGGGAAGGGCCTGATGGACGCGCTGGCCGATCCGGACATTGCCGTGGAAGACTGCGTGATCGGCACCGACATCGCCGGGCTCTACGTCCTGCCTGCCGGCAATGCGACGGGGTCGGACACCGAGTACCTCGCGTCGGCTCGGACCGAGGATGTGCTGGCCCGGCTTACGGCCCACGCCCCCAACCGCGTGGTCATCTTCGATTCGCCGCCGGTGCTGGCCGCTTCGCCTGCCAGCGTTCTGGCCAACCATGTCGGGCAGACCGTCATGGTGGTGCGGGCCGATATGACCGGCGAGGCCGCGCTGCGCGATGCGGTGAGCCTGCTTTCGGCCTGCGATGACATCAAGCTCCTGCTCAACGGCACCCGGTTCTCGACCACCGGGCGCCGCTTCGGCACTTACTACGGATACAAGGAATGA
- a CDS encoding XrtA system polysaccharide chain length determinant — translation MTSIYEEVRIALHGIWHRRWIALGVAWAVCLLGWLVVAMVPNSYESKARIFVQIDDVLADQIGIGGDRKRDIERVRQTLTSAVNLEKVVRATRLGDKVTTDKQMQSAVESLGKQVTVVSQQDNLFEITGTAGGGGRNDAENAKLAQDVVQKMIDIFREENLAGGRGEMTDTLAFMDQQLADRKKALEEAELKRTEFESKNAGFIPGAGSLTTRLEAARNQMRDVESNLLAAQSALASINGQLSGTPQTIAIPGVSGGAKGALAQAMSDLGSMRARGLTDSHPDVISAKAQIANLQKAAAGEGGGGGAPNPAYSSLVSIKADREASLVSLQSRRASLQAEISQLTAQQYSEPTVAAEAARINRDYDVLKEQYDKLLRDREQLRLRGQVETERDAVKFEVIDPPTMPRGPAAPDRPLLLFLVLIVGIGAGCGGAFALGQLKSAYSTTGQLERATGLPVLGAISEAITRDMRAQRAKRLKYWAGGVAGLFVVLFVLLGVEMLKRGMVA, via the coding sequence ATGACCAGCATCTACGAAGAAGTGCGCATAGCGCTCCACGGCATCTGGCATCGCCGCTGGATTGCGCTGGGAGTTGCCTGGGCGGTGTGCCTGCTTGGCTGGCTGGTTGTTGCGATGGTGCCCAACAGCTATGAATCCAAGGCCCGCATCTTCGTACAGATCGATGACGTGCTGGCCGACCAGATCGGCATCGGTGGTGACCGCAAGCGCGATATCGAGCGTGTGCGCCAGACCCTGACCAGCGCGGTCAACCTTGAGAAGGTGGTCCGCGCCACGCGGCTTGGCGACAAGGTCACTACCGACAAGCAGATGCAGTCTGCGGTCGAGAGCCTCGGCAAGCAGGTGACGGTGGTCAGCCAGCAGGACAACCTGTTCGAGATTACCGGCACGGCGGGTGGTGGCGGCCGCAACGACGCGGAGAATGCCAAGCTCGCGCAGGACGTTGTCCAGAAGATGATCGACATCTTCCGCGAGGAGAACCTTGCGGGCGGTCGTGGCGAAATGACCGACACGCTGGCCTTCATGGACCAGCAACTGGCCGACCGTAAGAAGGCGCTGGAAGAAGCCGAGCTCAAGCGCACCGAGTTCGAATCGAAGAACGCCGGCTTCATCCCCGGTGCCGGTTCGCTCACCACCCGGCTTGAAGCGGCGCGCAACCAGATGCGCGATGTCGAATCCAACCTGCTTGCGGCGCAGAGCGCGCTGGCCTCGATCAACGGCCAGCTTTCGGGCACGCCGCAGACCATTGCCATTCCCGGGGTTTCGGGCGGGGCCAAGGGCGCTCTGGCTCAGGCCATGTCGGATCTTGGATCGATGCGCGCGCGGGGGCTGACCGACAGCCACCCCGACGTGATTTCGGCCAAGGCGCAGATCGCCAACCTGCAGAAGGCAGCGGCGGGCGAGGGCGGTGGCGGCGGCGCGCCGAACCCGGCCTACAGCTCGCTGGTATCGATCAAGGCCGACCGCGAGGCCAGCCTCGTCTCCCTCCAATCGCGCCGCGCATCGCTGCAGGCCGAAATCTCGCAACTGACCGCGCAGCAGTACAGCGAGCCGACCGTGGCTGCCGAAGCCGCGCGCATCAACCGCGATTACGATGTGCTCAAGGAGCAGTACGACAAGCTCCTGCGCGACCGTGAACAGCTGCGTCTGCGCGGCCAGGTCGAGACCGAGCGCGATGCTGTGAAGTTCGAGGTGATCGATCCGCCGACGATGCCTCGTGGCCCTGCTGCGCCGGACCGGCCGCTGCTGCTGTTCCTTGTGCTGATCGTCGGCATTGGTGCGGGCTGTGGCGGCGCGTTCGCGCTGGGCCAGCTCAAGTCCGCCTATTCGACCACCGGCCAGCTGGAGCGCGCCACCGGCCTGCCCGTGCTCGGCGCGATTTCCGAAGCGATCACGCGCGATATGCGAGCCCAGCGCGCCAAGCGCCTGAAATACTGGGCGGGCGGCGTGGCGGGCCTGTTCGTCGTCCTCTTCGTCCTGCTCGGCGTCGAGATGCTCAAGCGTGGCATGGTGGCCTGA
- a CDS encoding pyridoxal-dependent decarboxylase, exosortase A system-associated: MKPLGPIPSGYTSVDGVLAVAGRKVTELVAEAGTTPLFVYSHELLTARVAALRAAMPDRLSIHYAVKANPYGPLLKHMLGLVDGFDIASGGELAIVREAGIDPALVSFAGPGKRDAELEAAILAGVTLNLESEGEASRALAIAERLGLRPRLAIRVNPDFDLKGSGMKMGGGAKPFGIDAARVPALARKLIAAGADWQGFHIFAGSQALSADAIIETQGQTLALAARLAEETGVTLPKCNLGGGFGIPYFPGDEPVDINAVGAALAERFADLPEVLRDTAFCIELGRYLVGEAGVYLATVVDRKESHGEIYLVTDGGLHHQLAASGNFGTVVRRNYPSAIATRFDAAADEEASIVGCLCTPLDRLADKGGFPRADVGDIVAIFCAGAYGASASPAMFLGQGPAAEMLV, from the coding sequence ATGAAGCCGCTTGGCCCCATTCCTTCGGGTTACACCTCTGTCGACGGGGTGCTGGCAGTCGCCGGGCGCAAGGTGACAGAGCTCGTCGCCGAAGCAGGCACGACGCCTCTGTTCGTGTATTCGCACGAGCTGTTGACGGCGCGGGTTGCGGCATTGCGCGCAGCGATGCCGGACCGCCTTTCCATTCATTATGCTGTCAAAGCAAATCCTTACGGACCTTTGCTAAAGCATATGCTCGGGTTGGTCGACGGCTTCGACATTGCATCGGGCGGCGAACTCGCAATCGTCCGGGAGGCGGGGATCGACCCGGCGCTGGTCAGCTTTGCCGGACCGGGAAAGCGTGACGCGGAGCTTGAAGCCGCTATCTTGGCAGGGGTGACGCTGAACCTCGAATCCGAGGGTGAGGCGAGCCGCGCGCTGGCCATTGCTGAGCGGTTGGGCCTTCGTCCGCGGCTTGCCATTCGGGTCAATCCGGATTTCGACCTCAAAGGGTCGGGCATGAAGATGGGCGGCGGGGCCAAGCCGTTTGGCATAGATGCGGCCCGAGTACCGGCGCTCGCACGCAAGCTGATCGCTGCGGGGGCGGACTGGCAAGGCTTTCACATCTTTGCCGGAAGTCAGGCGCTTTCGGCCGATGCGATCATCGAAACGCAGGGTCAGACCCTGGCACTCGCCGCGCGCCTGGCCGAGGAAACCGGGGTGACGCTGCCGAAGTGCAATCTCGGCGGCGGTTTTGGCATTCCCTATTTTCCGGGGGATGAGCCGGTTGATATCAACGCGGTCGGCGCCGCCTTGGCCGAGCGCTTTGCCGATCTGCCGGAGGTTCTGCGCGACACGGCATTCTGCATCGAGCTCGGTCGCTATCTTGTTGGCGAAGCGGGCGTTTACCTGGCGACCGTGGTTGATCGCAAGGAGAGCCATGGCGAGATTTACCTCGTCACCGATGGCGGCCTGCACCATCAACTCGCCGCCTCGGGCAACTTCGGCACGGTGGTCAGGCGCAATTATCCCAGTGCCATCGCCACGCGCTTCGATGCTGCGGCGGATGAGGAGGCGAGCATCGTCGGATGCCTGTGCACGCCGCTCGACCGGCTGGCCGACAAGGGCGGTTTTCCGCGGGCTGACGTCGGCGATATTGTCGCCATATTCTGCGCCGGTGCTTATGGCGCGAGCGCCAGCCCGGCGATGTTCCTGGGCCAGGGTCCGGCTGCGGAAATGCTTGTCTGA
- a CDS encoding acyl-CoA ligase (AMP-forming), exosortase A system-associated — MPETPDPTVYPLDHLALRGERNAPALVLKDRTLSHEALNARVGTLAKWLKSRVGEPRARVATWLPKTELACLMPLAAVRAGLVHVPVNPLLKRAQVAHILADSGAALLIANKGRLDTLEECDAPCPAIEEAAVWAEVEADGGELPPSGAEPDSLAAILYTSGSTGRPKGVMLSQANLWLGAVSVAHYLKVRPQDRVLAVLPLAFDYGQNQLLSTWYAGGSVVPLDYLTPRDVVKAVARHGITTIAAVPPLWLQLVELDWPRDAAQSLRRLTNSGGALTPSLVRALRAKFPAADLYPMYGLTEAFRSTYLDPALVDEHPTSIGSAIPFAEVLVVNDLGDEAHAEEEGELVHAGPLVAKGYWQDAERTAERFKPAPACSKLGGMAVWSGDRVKRDPKGLLHFVGRRDAMIKTSGNRVSPQEVEEAAVATGIVAEAVALGLPDPQLGQAIHLVARAMPGADKDGLIPALTRALPNFMVPRHVHWREVMPVSPNGKLDRVALAAELAEEMQP; from the coding sequence GTGCCCGAAACGCCCGATCCCACTGTGTATCCGCTCGACCACCTTGCCCTGCGCGGCGAGCGAAATGCCCCTGCACTGGTGCTCAAGGACCGCACGCTTAGCCATGAAGCGTTAAATGCGCGTGTAGGAACCCTTGCGAAGTGGTTGAAATCACGCGTCGGTGAACCCCGTGCGCGGGTGGCGACGTGGCTGCCCAAGACCGAACTCGCCTGCCTGATGCCACTCGCTGCTGTGCGAGCAGGGTTGGTCCACGTACCGGTCAATCCGCTGCTGAAGCGCGCGCAGGTCGCGCATATTCTCGCCGACAGCGGAGCGGCGCTGCTGATCGCAAACAAGGGCCGGCTCGATACGCTGGAAGAGTGCGACGCACCTTGCCCGGCGATCGAGGAAGCCGCGGTCTGGGCTGAAGTCGAAGCCGATGGTGGCGAGCTTCCGCCGTCCGGTGCAGAGCCCGATAGTCTTGCCGCCATCCTCTATACCAGTGGCTCTACAGGGCGTCCGAAGGGTGTGATGCTCAGCCAGGCCAACCTCTGGCTGGGGGCAGTGAGCGTTGCGCACTACCTGAAGGTCAGGCCGCAGGACCGCGTGCTCGCCGTGCTACCGCTGGCGTTCGATTACGGCCAGAACCAGTTGCTTTCCACATGGTACGCCGGGGGCAGCGTGGTGCCGCTGGATTACCTCACGCCGCGCGATGTGGTGAAGGCTGTGGCCCGGCACGGTATCACCACCATTGCTGCCGTGCCACCACTCTGGCTGCAACTGGTGGAACTGGACTGGCCGCGGGACGCCGCGCAATCGCTGAGGCGGCTGACAAACAGCGGCGGAGCATTGACGCCATCGCTGGTCCGAGCGTTGCGGGCGAAGTTTCCAGCGGCCGACCTCTATCCGATGTATGGGCTGACCGAAGCCTTCCGATCGACTTATCTCGATCCCGCGCTGGTGGACGAGCATCCAACCTCGATCGGAAGCGCAATCCCCTTTGCAGAAGTGCTGGTCGTCAATGACTTGGGGGACGAAGCTCATGCCGAGGAGGAAGGCGAATTGGTCCATGCCGGGCCGCTCGTCGCGAAAGGGTATTGGCAGGATGCCGAGCGCACGGCGGAGCGTTTCAAGCCCGCGCCTGCATGCTCCAAGCTTGGCGGCATGGCGGTCTGGTCGGGAGACCGGGTGAAGCGCGATCCCAAAGGACTGTTGCATTTCGTCGGGCGGCGCGACGCCATGATCAAGACCAGCGGCAATCGCGTGAGCCCGCAGGAAGTGGAAGAAGCCGCAGTTGCCACCGGGATCGTCGCTGAGGCCGTCGCGCTCGGCTTGCCGGATCCGCAACTGGGGCAAGCGATCCATCTCGTGGCGCGCGCGATGCCCGGTGCCGACAAGGATGGCCTGATTCCAGCGCTGACCCGCGCCTTGCCGAACTTCATGGTGCCGCGTCACGTACATTGGCGCGAGGTAATGCCCGTCAGTCCCAATGGTAAGCTTGACCGAGTTGCACTGGCCGCAGAACTGGCCGAGGAGATGCAGCCATGA
- a CDS encoding GNAT family N-acetyltransferase yields the protein MDVYHASLKEAQADPRVIAVQGASPFERLDWLALLTSHCLDETKARVTIAADAQGCTALPWLEGKGRITALANWYNFFVGFLGDEIRLSEIVRRLPHGRALFAPLPKDDAAALAEAFRKAGWMVLVEPCDSNHILAVNGRSFAEYWTDRPGALRETVRRKSRKGEVNLRLVTQFSQTDWDAYEAIYRLSWKPGEGSPDFLRAWAEMEGKAGRLRLGIAEVAGQPVAAQFWTVEGRTAFIHKLAHDERFRKQSPGTLLSAAMFEHVIDRDGVSLIDFGTGDDPYKRDWMEDVRVRWRVRAWRKSSVRHWPSLIRALAAQRLRPLVSRNHHG from the coding sequence TTGGACGTCTATCACGCCAGTCTTAAGGAAGCGCAAGCGGACCCGCGCGTGATCGCGGTGCAAGGCGCTTCGCCGTTCGAGCGGCTCGACTGGCTGGCCTTGCTCACATCGCATTGCCTCGACGAGACAAAAGCGCGGGTCACCATCGCTGCGGATGCGCAGGGATGTACCGCCCTGCCCTGGCTCGAAGGCAAAGGGCGGATCACTGCGCTTGCCAATTGGTACAACTTTTTCGTTGGATTTCTGGGAGATGAGATTCGTCTTTCGGAGATCGTGCGAAGACTGCCTCATGGCCGAGCGCTGTTCGCCCCCTTGCCCAAGGATGACGCCGCTGCCCTTGCTGAGGCATTCCGCAAGGCGGGCTGGATGGTACTGGTCGAGCCTTGCGACAGCAACCACATCCTTGCCGTGAATGGTCGCAGTTTCGCCGAATACTGGACCGACCGTCCCGGTGCGCTGCGCGAAACCGTCCGCCGCAAGAGCCGCAAGGGCGAAGTGAACCTGAGGCTCGTCACGCAATTTTCCCAAACCGATTGGGATGCTTACGAGGCAATCTACAGGTTGAGCTGGAAGCCTGGCGAAGGGTCGCCGGATTTCCTGCGGGCCTGGGCGGAAATGGAGGGCAAGGCTGGTCGATTGCGCCTTGGCATTGCCGAGGTTGCCGGCCAACCAGTTGCCGCGCAGTTCTGGACCGTCGAGGGCCGGACGGCCTTCATCCACAAGCTTGCGCACGACGAACGCTTCCGCAAGCAATCGCCGGGGACCCTGCTCAGCGCGGCCATGTTCGAGCATGTGATCGACCGCGATGGCGTGTCGCTGATTGATTTCGGCACAGGCGATGATCCGTACAAGCGCGACTGGATGGAAGATGTACGGGTGCGCTGGCGGGTTCGGGCATGGAGAAAGTCGTCGGTCCGTCATTGGCCTTCGTTGATCCGTGCTCTGGCAGCGCAAAGGCTGCGCCCCCTTGTCTCCCGGAACCACCATGGTTAA
- a CDS encoding acyl carrier protein encodes MSDTDSTLRAILKDVLGLTAERVAAFDASTGLFGELPELDSMAVAGLLTEIEDRLDIVIEDDEVDGELLETFGNLRSFLEAKVTA; translated from the coding sequence ATGAGCGACACCGACAGCACCCTGCGCGCGATCCTCAAGGACGTTCTTGGCCTCACGGCCGAGCGCGTGGCCGCTTTCGATGCCTCCACCGGCCTGTTCGGAGAGCTGCCCGAGCTTGATTCGATGGCCGTGGCCGGCCTGCTTACCGAGATCGAGGACCGGCTCGACATCGTGATCGAGGACGACGAGGTCGATGGCGAACTGCTCGAGACCTTCGGCAATCTGCGATCTTTCCTGGAAGCCAAAGTCACGGCGTGA
- a CDS encoding hydrolase 1, exosortase A system-associated — translation MTRRHLTFTCEGATLIGTLDREAASHSTGLLIVSGGNELRSGAWSGQAQLAARIASEGYPVFRYDRRGVGDSQGENRSFRHSGPDTAAALAAFRSAAPHVSRIVAFGNCDAAAALTLNAPALAVDALVLANPWTIDGEEAPNAMPASAIRSRYLAKLANPREVWRLLTGGVNLGKLAKGLRSVASSAPAPAGLVDEMKTGLAAFNGPATILLASHDRTAQMFSEVWDNADPRIQRIDSASHSFSDKAAREWLHARLIEVLRP, via the coding sequence GTGACCCGGCGCCACCTCACCTTCACCTGCGAGGGCGCGACGCTGATCGGCACGCTGGACCGCGAGGCCGCAAGTCACTCGACTGGTCTGCTGATCGTCTCCGGCGGCAATGAACTGCGCTCAGGCGCGTGGAGCGGACAGGCGCAACTGGCCGCCCGGATCGCCAGCGAAGGCTATCCGGTGTTTCGCTACGACCGGCGCGGCGTCGGTGACAGCCAGGGCGAGAATCGCTCGTTCCGCCACTCCGGGCCGGATACTGCAGCAGCGCTGGCCGCATTCCGTTCAGCGGCACCGCACGTTTCGCGCATCGTCGCGTTCGGCAATTGCGATGCGGCCGCAGCGCTGACGCTCAATGCGCCTGCACTGGCAGTGGATGCCCTCGTTCTCGCCAACCCTTGGACGATAGATGGCGAGGAAGCGCCAAACGCCATGCCCGCGTCGGCCATCCGCAGCCGCTATCTCGCCAAGCTCGCCAACCCGCGTGAGGTCTGGCGGCTGCTCACCGGCGGGGTGAACCTCGGGAAGCTGGCCAAAGGATTGCGCAGTGTGGCCTCGTCAGCCCCGGCTCCCGCTGGCCTCGTCGACGAGATGAAGACCGGCCTGGCAGCTTTCAACGGCCCTGCAACGATCCTCCTCGCCAGCCACGACCGAACGGCGCAGATGTTCAGCGAAGTCTGGGACAACGCAGACCCGCGCATTCAGCGCATCGACAGCGCGTCACACAGCTTTTCAGACAAAGCCGCGCGCGAATGGCTTCACGCGCGGCTGATCGAAGTGCTCAGGCCTTAA
- the trxB gene encoding thioredoxin-disulfide reductase: MATTHKTRMLIIGSGPAGLSAAIYGARAGMQPIVVQGLQPGGQLTITTDVENYPGFRDVIQGPWLMQEMQAQAEHVGTRMMWDTILEVNMDGSPFRAVGDSGDIYEGDVLVIATGAQAKWLGVPGEQEFSGKGVSACATCDGFFYRGKKVVVIGGGNTAVEEALYLTNHSPDVTLIHRRDSLRAERILQDRLFAHPNVKVLWNAKVDSFVGEAGKGLTGVKVVDTVTGAESVVETDGAFVAIGHAPATELFKGKLELDESGYIVVEPGTPKTAIPGVFACGDVMDHTYRQAVTAAGTGCMAALDSERFLAELDFKAAQAEVAAV, translated from the coding sequence ATGGCGACCACGCACAAGACCCGCATGCTCATCATCGGTTCCGGCCCGGCCGGGCTTTCTGCCGCGATCTATGGCGCGCGCGCAGGGATGCAGCCGATCGTGGTGCAGGGGCTGCAGCCCGGCGGCCAGCTGACCATCACCACCGATGTCGAGAACTATCCCGGCTTCCGCGATGTGATTCAGGGGCCGTGGCTGATGCAGGAAATGCAGGCCCAGGCCGAACATGTCGGCACCCGGATGATGTGGGACACGATCCTCGAAGTGAACATGGACGGCAGCCCGTTCCGTGCCGTCGGCGACAGCGGCGACATCTATGAAGGCGATGTTCTGGTCATCGCCACCGGCGCGCAGGCCAAGTGGTTGGGCGTTCCGGGCGAGCAGGAGTTTTCTGGCAAAGGCGTTTCGGCCTGCGCCACCTGCGACGGGTTCTTCTATCGCGGCAAGAAGGTCGTGGTGATCGGCGGCGGCAACACCGCGGTCGAGGAAGCGCTCTACCTTACCAACCATTCGCCCGACGTGACGCTGATCCACCGCCGCGATTCCCTGCGTGCCGAGAGGATCCTGCAGGATCGCCTGTTCGCGCACCCCAACGTCAAGGTGTTGTGGAACGCCAAGGTCGACAGCTTCGTCGGCGAGGCGGGCAAGGGCCTGACCGGGGTGAAGGTCGTAGATACCGTTACGGGCGCGGAAAGCGTGGTCGAGACGGACGGCGCGTTCGTGGCGATCGGCCATGCTCCGGCGACCGAACTGTTCAAGGGCAAGCTGGAGCTCGACGAGAGCGGTTACATCGTGGTCGAACCCGGCACGCCGAAGACTGCCATCCCGGGCGTTTTTGCCTGCGGTGACGTGATGGACCACACCTACCGCCAGGCCGTGACGGCGGCGGGGACGGGTTGCATGGCCGCGCTCGATTCCGAGCGCTTCCTTGCCGAGCTGGACTTCAAGGCCGCCCAGGCGGAAGTTGCAGCGGTTTAA